From the genome of Acidobacteriota bacterium, one region includes:
- a CDS encoding phosphatidate cytidylyltransferase, with protein sequence MRSLSHLAVPFLLLAFSAYELREKGESGMLGILLAAAGLLGFFTTVSVFLRWRKAALAQEVGARTETWWWMAAVFMLAFSTHRIVSFLFLGFLCFSALREYFSLLPMRDDSAGQILSFRDRPSILLAYCMVPLSICVAYIRWYELFIILVPVYFFLLIPILFVIQDRTEGALKSMGAISLGTLFFAFCLGHALFMINVGPMLLFFCFFLTESRDVIAFWVGKALGALSSALPEGGARRLLDLPIAPTVNPRKTWAGGLLSALAVAGLSVALQPLLPPFGGEGATREFAAAAGFAIGFFGLFGDLVFGMVKRDIGVKDTGSLLPGHGGVIDRVNGLVFTVPLTFHLFYWRFF encoded by the coding sequence ATGAGGTCTCTCTCCCACCTCGCGGTCCCGTTCCTCCTCCTGGCCTTTTCCGCCTACGAACTGCGGGAAAAGGGCGAGAGCGGCATGCTCGGGATCCTCCTGGCCGCGGCGGGCCTCCTGGGCTTCTTCACCACTGTGTCGGTCTTCCTGCGCTGGAGGAAGGCCGCCCTGGCGCAGGAGGTGGGCGCGCGGACGGAGACGTGGTGGTGGATGGCGGCCGTTTTCATGCTGGCCTTCTCCACCCACCGGATCGTCTCCTTCCTCTTTCTGGGCTTCCTGTGCTTTTCCGCGCTGAGGGAGTACTTTTCCCTCCTGCCCATGCGGGACGACTCCGCGGGCCAGATCCTCTCCTTCCGGGACCGGCCGTCCATCCTCCTCGCCTACTGCATGGTGCCGCTCTCCATCTGCGTCGCCTACATCCGGTGGTACGAACTGTTCATCATCCTGGTGCCGGTCTACTTCTTCCTCCTCATCCCCATCCTCTTCGTCATCCAGGACCGGACCGAGGGAGCACTGAAGTCCATGGGCGCCATCTCCCTGGGGACCCTCTTCTTCGCCTTCTGCCTGGGCCACGCCCTCTTCATGATCAACGTCGGGCCCATGCTCCTGTTCTTCTGCTTCTTCCTGACCGAGTCGAGGGACGTCATCGCCTTCTGGGTGGGAAAGGCCCTCGGAGCGCTGTCGTCGGCGCTTCCGGAAGGAGGGGCCAGGCGTCTGCTGGATCTCCCCATCGCGCCCACGGTGAACCCCCGGAAGACCTGGGCGGGGGGCCTGCTGTCCGCGCTGGCGGTGGCGGGTTTGTCGGTGGCCCTCCAGCCGCTGCTCCCTCCCTTCGGCGGCGAAGGGGCGACCCGGGAATTCGCCGCGGCGGCGGGATTCGCCATCGGGTTCTTCGGCCTCTTCGGGGACCTCGTCTTCGGAATGGTGAAGCGGGACATCGGCGTGAAGGACACGGGTTCGCTCCTCCCAGGCCACGGGGGGGTCATCGACCGCGTCAACGGCCTCGTGTTCACCGTGCCTCTCACCTTTCACCTCTTCTACTGGCGGTTCTTCTAG
- a CDS encoding 2-hydroxyacyl-CoA dehydratase family protein: MSTPSRRVYALEQKSRGRKVAAVFPARYPAELLWAREVCPVEVWDPPAGGQAAQAHLQANVCSVVQRGLSLWLSGGTEVADFLLFSHTCDSLQNLSTLVPHLLGEKRPCLFFYPPKGRRDDLAERYLVDHLAGLSERLDEAAGRAGEGALERAVAWGEARGRALNDLYDARAAGGLAASNEDFYASVRACEYLWPEEAVQRLEAFRRERSGPSPPGVPLVFSGVLPQPAGLLARLDGLGVRIVEDDFLACGRRFVRGALPPAGEVLSTVARRLLALPPCSTAGSPVSDRLDFLARLAGRSSARGVVFLSLKFCEPELFDVPALAEGLRSRGVPCLVLEVEMGGEVPAQTLTRIEAFLETLP; this comes from the coding sequence GTGAGCACTCCGAGCCGCAGGGTCTACGCCCTCGAACAGAAGTCCCGGGGCCGGAAAGTGGCCGCCGTCTTCCCCGCGCGGTATCCGGCGGAGCTTCTGTGGGCGCGCGAGGTCTGCCCCGTGGAGGTCTGGGACCCGCCCGCGGGCGGCCAGGCGGCCCAGGCGCACCTTCAGGCCAACGTCTGTTCCGTGGTGCAGCGGGGGCTCTCCCTCTGGCTGTCGGGGGGGACGGAAGTGGCCGACTTCCTTCTCTTTTCCCATACCTGCGACTCCCTTCAGAACCTCTCCACCCTCGTCCCGCACCTGCTCGGGGAGAAGCGGCCCTGCCTCTTCTTCTACCCGCCCAAGGGCCGCCGCGACGACCTCGCGGAACGGTATCTCGTGGACCATCTGGCGGGCCTTTCGGAGCGGCTCGACGAGGCGGCGGGGCGAGCCGGCGAGGGCGCCCTGGAGCGGGCGGTGGCCTGGGGGGAAGCGAGGGGGCGCGCCCTGAACGACCTCTACGACGCCCGGGCCGCGGGGGGCCTGGCGGCCTCCAACGAGGATTTCTACGCTTCCGTGCGCGCCTGCGAGTACCTGTGGCCCGAGGAGGCGGTCCAGCGGCTGGAAGCCTTCCGGAGGGAGCGATCCGGGCCTTCCCCCCCGGGGGTTCCCCTCGTCTTTTCGGGCGTCCTTCCGCAGCCCGCCGGCCTCCTCGCCCGCCTGGACGGCTTGGGCGTTCGCATCGTCGAGGACGACTTCCTCGCCTGCGGTCGGCGCTTCGTCCGCGGCGCCCTTCCGCCCGCCGGAGAGGTCCTCTCCACCGTGGCCCGACGCCTTCTCGCCCTGCCGCCCTGCTCCACGGCGGGATCCCCCGTCTCGGACCGGCTCGATTTCCTTGCCCGCCTGGCGGGCCGCTCGTCGGCCCGGGGGGTGGTCTTCCTTTCGCTCAAGTTCTGCGAGCCCGAACTCTTCGACGTCCCGGCTCTGGCCGAGGGCCTTCGATCCCGGGGCGTCCCGTGCCTCGTTCTGGAGGTGGAAATGGGAGGCGAGGTCCCTGCCCAGACCCTCACCCGCATCGAGGCGTTCCTGGAGACCCTGCCGTGA
- a CDS encoding lysophospholipid acyltransferase family protein, with product MRVLLHAVLRLLLRVIFGAAPRQTIGDWPAIVVANHDTHLDVFLVFSLFPLWRVSRVRAVAAADYFGKGFLGVGAKLAFNTILVQRASGDPAAALEPVREALRAKCSLVIFPEGTRGEPGVLMPFKPGIGALAEEFPDVPIYPVALVGAERALPKGDPLPVPFNIEIRQLEKVYGRDLIGRHGAGARRAMAAELEARIREGLKEGGRPSLEAPPEEGT from the coding sequence ATGCGCGTTCTGCTCCACGCGGTCCTGAGGCTCCTGCTAAGGGTCATCTTCGGCGCCGCACCCCGGCAGACCATCGGGGATTGGCCCGCCATCGTCGTGGCCAACCACGACACCCACCTGGACGTCTTCCTCGTCTTCTCGCTCTTTCCCCTCTGGCGGGTGAGCCGGGTGCGGGCCGTGGCGGCGGCGGACTATTTCGGAAAGGGGTTTCTGGGCGTGGGCGCGAAGCTCGCCTTCAACACGATCCTGGTTCAACGGGCCAGCGGGGACCCCGCGGCGGCCCTGGAACCCGTCCGGGAAGCCCTTCGCGCGAAATGCTCCCTCGTGATCTTCCCCGAGGGGACCCGCGGGGAGCCGGGGGTGCTCATGCCCTTCAAGCCGGGCATCGGGGCGCTGGCGGAGGAATTTCCCGACGTCCCCATTTATCCGGTGGCCCTGGTCGGCGCGGAACGGGCGCTGCCCAAGGGGGACCCGCTTCCGGTGCCCTTCAACATCGAAATCCGCCAGCTCGAGAAGGTCTACGGCAGGGACCTCATCGGACGCCACGGGGCGGGGGCGCGAAGGGCCATGGCGGCGGAATTGGAGGCGAGGATCCGCGAGGGTCTCAAGGAGGGCGGGAGGCCTTCGCTGGAGGCGCCGCCCGAGGAGGGGACGTGA
- a CDS encoding CDP-alcohol phosphatidyltransferase family protein — MIYRWKARFQTFVRGMAGDWMTPDMALAGGALVTLVAGACLYGGLVLPEGRWLLLLVPPALLLRMALNALDGLLARERGQASALGEVLNEGADVVGDTLAYGVLYFVPDGPRLTVAVFLLCTWAAEFFGVLGKGLPGGVRRYEAALGGKPDRAFWMALLSLALWAEPRLLAHTPRYLAAVSVLVGLTAVWRARAAVRGAKGLAYDARTPVGR; from the coding sequence ATGATCTACCGCTGGAAGGCCCGGTTCCAGACCTTCGTGAGGGGCATGGCGGGGGACTGGATGACGCCCGACATGGCCCTGGCGGGAGGGGCTCTCGTGACGCTCGTAGCCGGGGCCTGCCTGTACGGAGGCCTGGTCCTCCCAGAGGGCCGATGGCTGCTCCTCTTGGTTCCGCCCGCCCTTCTCCTTCGGATGGCGCTCAACGCCCTGGACGGGCTGCTGGCCCGGGAGCGCGGCCAGGCCTCCGCCCTGGGAGAGGTGCTCAACGAGGGCGCGGACGTCGTCGGGGACACCCTGGCCTACGGAGTTCTCTACTTCGTCCCCGACGGACCCCGGCTCACGGTGGCCGTCTTCCTCCTGTGCACCTGGGCGGCGGAGTTCTTCGGCGTTCTGGGAAAGGGCCTCCCCGGAGGGGTTCGAAGGTACGAGGCCGCCTTGGGCGGAAAGCCGGACCGCGCCTTCTGGATGGCCCTGCTCTCCCTGGCGCTGTGGGCCGAGCCCCGCCTCCTCGCCCACACGCCGCGCTACCTCGCCGCTGTTTCTGTACTGGTGGGCCTCACCGCCGTATGGCGCGCCCGGGCCGCGGTTCGCGGGGCAAAGGGTCTGGCTTACGACGCCCGGACCCCCGTCGGCCGATGA